A region of the Paraburkholderia flava genome:
CGCGCACCGGTAGTCCTTTCCACACTTCCTCTGCGATCTCACTCATGAAAAAAACGTCCGCCTTCGCGACGGCGCTGACCGCGCTCGTCCTTGCCCTATCCGCTCCCGCCGGCGCTGTCACGGTACCGTCCGGCGTCACGCTCGCCGCGAGCCAGGAAATCACGCGCCAGGTGCGCGGCGAAGTCGAATCGCTCGACCCCGCACACATTGAATCGTGGAACGGCAACACCGTCGGCCTCGATCTGTTCGAGGGATTGACGCGCATCGACGCGAGCGGCGCGGTGGTACCGGGTGTGGCGCAGTCGTGGACGCGGACCGGACCGGACACATGGGTATTCAAGCTGCGTCACGACGCGAAGTGGAGCAACGGCCAGCCGGTCACCGCAGCGGACTTCGTGTATGCGTGGCAGCGTGTCGTCGATCCGAAAACCGGTTCGAAGTACACGATCCTCGTCGAGTTCGTGAAGAACGCGAAGGAGATCATCGCGGGCAAGATGCAACCGTCGAGCCTTGCCGTGCGAGCGAGCGATCCCTACACGCTCGAAGTCACCACCGATGTTCCCGCCGCATTCTTCCCCGAGCTCGCGGCAATGGGGCCGATGGCTCCGGTCGATCGCGCGACGGTGACGAAATTCGGCGACGCCTGGACCCGGCCGGGCAACATGGTCAGCAACGGCCCCTATACGCTGACCGACTGGCAGCCGAACAACCGCATCGTGATGACGAAGGACAGCCACTACTGGAATGCGCCGAAGGTGGTGATCTCGAAGGTGACGTACCTGCCGATCGAAGACAACGAAACCGCGATGCGCATGTACCAGGCAGGCCAGTTCGATTACACCTACTCGATTCCGTCGGGTATCTATGCACAGGTCTCGAAGCAGTTCGGTAGCGAACTGCGTACTGGCCTGCAGATCGCCACCTACTACTACAGTCTCGACAACAACGACCCCGCCTTCAAGGACAAGCGCGTGCGCGAGGCGCTGTCGATGGTGGTGGATCGCGACCTGCTCACCTCGAAGCTCACGCAGGCCGGCGAACAGCCGATGTACGGCCTGATCGTGAAAGGCACCAAGGGTGCAGGCGTGTTTACGCCCGACTGGGCGTCGTGGCCGATGGCCAAACGCGTCGACTACGCGCGCAACCTGCTGAAGCAGGCCGGCTACTCGGACGCGAAGCCGCTCACCTTCACGCTCACGTACGACACCAACGACCTGCATAAAAAGGTGGCGCTCTTCGTCACGTCCGAATGGCGGACCAAGCTCGGCGTCACCGCGAAGCTCGATAACGTCGAATACAAGGTGCTGCTCAAGCAGCGTCATGACGGCAAGGTGCAGGCATCGCGCGACGGCTGGTTCGTCGACTACAACGACGCGATGTCCTATTTCGATCTGATCCGCTGCGGCAGCGTGCAAAACGACCAGCACTATTGCAACCCGAAGGTCGACGCG
Encoded here:
- a CDS encoding peptide ABC transporter substrate-binding protein — encoded protein: MKKTSAFATALTALVLALSAPAGAVTVPSGVTLAASQEITRQVRGEVESLDPAHIESWNGNTVGLDLFEGLTRIDASGAVVPGVAQSWTRTGPDTWVFKLRHDAKWSNGQPVTAADFVYAWQRVVDPKTGSKYTILVEFVKNAKEIIAGKMQPSSLAVRASDPYTLEVTTDVPAAFFPELAAMGPMAPVDRATVTKFGDAWTRPGNMVSNGPYTLTDWQPNNRIVMTKDSHYWNAPKVVISKVTYLPIEDNETAMRMYQAGQFDYTYSIPSGIYAQVSKQFGSELRTGLQIATYYYSLDNNDPAFKDKRVREALSMVVDRDLLTSKLTQAGEQPMYGLIVKGTKGAGVFTPDWASWPMAKRVDYARNLLKQAGYSDAKPLTFTLTYDTNDLHKKVALFVTSEWRTKLGVTAKLDNVEYKVLLKQRHDGKVQASRDGWFVDYNDAMSYFDLIRCGSVQNDQHYCNPKVDALIAQANQQLDDAKRTALLTQAHDLAMNDYPIIPLFQYSADRLVKSYVGGYQSTNYIDMRASQDLYLLKH